The following coding sequences lie in one Variovorax terrae genomic window:
- a CDS encoding MSMEG_1061 family FMN-dependent PPOX-type flavoprotein: MQDPSVLPEGAADLFVHMAPREPVDLGALYAAPPPMIQKAVTNYLTEYHRAYLEIATFFCLATGRQDAGLDASPRGGPPGFVRMLDATTLVFADWPGNNRIESLRNLQHDDRVAMLFLFPGLEVFMRINGCARISTASELLEELAEGAKQPKAAVVVKVEEALFHCGKAVNRARLWNPASQVDRASLPSVGTVLVALAGLSGVSASALDAKYDVAVKQELY, encoded by the coding sequence ATGCAAGACCCCAGCGTTCTGCCCGAAGGTGCGGCGGATCTTTTCGTGCATATGGCCCCGCGCGAGCCTGTCGATCTCGGTGCGCTGTACGCAGCGCCGCCGCCGATGATCCAGAAAGCGGTGACCAACTACCTTACCGAATACCACCGCGCGTATCTGGAGATCGCGACCTTCTTCTGCCTGGCCACCGGGCGTCAGGACGCAGGCCTGGACGCCTCTCCGCGCGGCGGCCCGCCGGGCTTCGTGCGGATGCTGGACGCGACCACGCTCGTCTTTGCGGACTGGCCCGGCAACAACCGCATCGAGTCCTTGCGCAACCTGCAGCATGACGACAGAGTCGCCATGCTCTTTCTGTTCCCGGGGCTGGAGGTGTTCATGCGCATCAACGGCTGCGCCCGCATCTCGACGGCCTCCGAACTGCTTGAGGAACTCGCGGAGGGAGCAAAACAGCCCAAGGCCGCCGTCGTGGTGAAGGTCGAGGAAGCGCTGTTCCATTGCGGAAAAGCCGTCAACCGTGCGCGGCTGTGGAACCCCGCATCGCAGGTGGATCGCGCCAGCCTGCCCAGCGTCGGCACGGTGCTGGTTGCGCTGGCCGGACTGAGCGGCGTGTCTGCGTCGGCACTGGATGCCAAGTACGACGTGGCGGTCAAGCAAGAGCTGTACTGA
- a CDS encoding helix-turn-helix domain-containing protein, which yields MLPPYPPGIADPKNDDAGPLVVVVSQCIEGHTLVDAHSHGRGQLLGVWRGLITLGTTAGKWLVPNVHAVWIPPGQLHWANTHGQVDGWSVYVRASACEGLPQQPATLRLSALLRETLRRLESLHEAPADPMRGLLEQVVVQEVRSLPAQALNLPMPTSTSLVKIAQGLLKEPALEHSLEDWAALANVSPRTLSRRFPVETGYSLGAWRQRARLLRSLELLAEGHSVTATALELGYSSISAFIALFKRSFGVTPTQYLRGDSASA from the coding sequence ATGCTCCCACCCTACCCGCCCGGGATTGCCGACCCGAAGAACGACGACGCCGGCCCCTTGGTGGTCGTCGTTTCGCAATGCATTGAAGGACACACCCTGGTCGATGCGCACAGCCACGGGCGCGGGCAGTTGCTCGGCGTCTGGCGCGGCCTCATAACGCTAGGCACCACTGCCGGAAAATGGCTGGTGCCGAATGTGCACGCGGTCTGGATTCCACCCGGGCAATTGCATTGGGCGAACACGCATGGCCAGGTCGACGGTTGGAGCGTGTATGTGCGTGCAAGCGCTTGCGAGGGTCTGCCGCAGCAGCCAGCCACGCTGCGCCTCTCGGCCCTGCTGCGCGAAACCTTGCGCCGGCTGGAGTCCCTGCACGAAGCGCCTGCGGACCCCATGCGCGGTCTGCTTGAGCAAGTGGTGGTGCAGGAAGTCCGCTCGCTGCCTGCGCAGGCGCTCAACCTGCCGATGCCAACCAGCACATCGCTGGTGAAGATCGCGCAGGGGTTGCTAAAGGAGCCGGCATTGGAGCACTCGCTGGAGGACTGGGCGGCGCTGGCGAATGTCTCCCCACGCACGCTGAGTCGGCGCTTTCCAGTGGAGACCGGCTACAGCCTGGGCGCCTGGCGGCAGCGGGCGCGCCTGCTGCGCTCCCTCGAACTGCTGGCTGAGGGGCATTCCGTCACCGCCACTGCACTTGAACTCGGCTACAGTAGCATCAGCGCATTCATCGCCTTGTTCAAGCGCAGCTTTGGCGTGACGCCCACCCAGTACCTGCGAGGGGATTCGGCCTCCGCATGA
- a CDS encoding MerR family transcriptional regulator, with translation MEKALPPIPAKRYFTIGEVSDLCGVKPHVLRYWEQEFTQLRPMKRRGNRRYYQHHEVLMIRRIRDLLYDQGFTISGARNKLQELVQVERDKRRNGEVMLEGVEVIEGDDSSFDDFEDSVSLDEDSQVSQKLLLVRRELFEIRELLSATH, from the coding sequence ATGGAGAAAGCTCTCCCACCCATCCCAGCCAAACGCTATTTCACCATTGGTGAGGTCAGCGATTTGTGCGGTGTCAAACCGCACGTGCTACGGTATTGGGAGCAGGAATTCACGCAGTTGCGACCCATGAAGCGACGTGGCAACCGCCGGTATTACCAGCACCATGAGGTGCTGATGATCCGCCGCATCCGCGACCTGCTGTACGACCAGGGATTCACCATCAGCGGTGCGCGCAACAAGCTGCAGGAGCTGGTGCAGGTGGAACGCGACAAGCGGCGCAATGGCGAAGTCATGCTCGAAGGCGTGGAGGTGATCGAAGGCGACGATTCGAGCTTTGACGACTTCGAAGACAGCGTGTCGCTCGACGAGGACAGCCAGGTGTCGCAGAAGCTTTTGCTGGTGCGGCGAGAATTGTTCGAAATACGCGAGCTCCTGTCCGCGACGCACTGA
- a CDS encoding integration host factor subunit alpha, translating into MSGPHQKPQQREDPMEFAVESLETPALTKAQLAELLFEQIGLNKRESKDMIDAFFDLISDSLVEGRDVKISGFGNFQIRTKAPRPGRNPRTGEAIPIQARRVVTFHASHKLKEQIQGEQDVPDMA; encoded by the coding sequence CTGAGCGGGCCCCATCAGAAGCCACAACAGAGAGAGGACCCCATGGAATTTGCCGTTGAAAGCCTGGAGACGCCGGCCTTGACCAAGGCGCAGCTGGCAGAGCTGCTGTTCGAGCAGATCGGCCTGAACAAGCGTGAATCCAAGGACATGATCGATGCGTTCTTCGACCTGATTTCCGACAGCCTGGTCGAAGGCCGCGACGTCAAAATCTCGGGCTTCGGCAACTTTCAGATCCGCACCAAGGCCCCGCGTCCGGGACGCAACCCGCGGACCGGGGAGGCCATCCCGATCCAGGCGCGCCGTGTCGTGACGTTCCATGCCAGCCACAAGCTCAAGGAACAGATCCAGGGCGAGCAGGATGTCCCGGACATGGCCTGA